From a region of the Solanum stenotomum isolate F172 chromosome 2, ASM1918654v1, whole genome shotgun sequence genome:
- the LOC125857247 gene encoding kirola-like has product MGLKGKLIASQEVKCGGHSVHDMFHTNTHHIRNISPLINHFEIHEGEILKVGEVVSWKYIEDGKEKLLKEVIEAIDHHEKSITWKVIGGDVLELYNSFTIITSNEHEWTTSTLVYEKKNEDTPEPLALLGVFLDVIKHLEDHLLK; this is encoded by the exons atgggtttgAAGGGAAAGTTAATTGCTTCACAGGAGGTGAAGTGTGGAGGACACTCGGTTCATGATATGTTTCACACCAATACTCATCATATACGCAACATAAGTCCATTGATTAATCATTTTGAAATTCATGAAGGTGAAATACTAAAAGTTGGTGAGGTTGTTAGCTGGAAATATATCGAAG ATGGGAAAGAAAAGCTTCTTAAGGAAGTGATTGAAGCCATAGATCATCACGAGAAGTCGATAACTTGGAAAGTAATTGGAGGAGATGTGTTAGAGTTGTACAATTCATTCACTATTATCACATCCAATGAACACGAATGGACTACATCAACACTTGTCtatgagaagaaaaatgaagataCTCCAGAGCCCCTCGCTCTCTTGGGTGTTTTTCTAGATGTGATCAAACATTTAGAGGATCATCttctgaaataa